One window of Pristiophorus japonicus isolate sPriJap1 unplaced genomic scaffold, sPriJap1.hap1 HAP1_SCAFFOLD_1114, whole genome shotgun sequence genomic DNA carries:
- the LOC139241574 gene encoding zinc finger protein 271-like produces MEKPWECGDCGKGFTQSSTLLNHQRVHTGERPFTCSVCGKGFTQSYHLVRHQQIHTDERPFSCSHCGMRFRQSSTLTEHQRIHTGERPFTCSVCGKGFTVSSRLVRHQRVHTGERPFTCSVCGKGFTVSSHLTVHKRIHIGERPFTCSVCGKGFTQLSHLTSHQLIHTNKRPFKCSGCEKSFKSTRDLLNHQRTHTGERPFTCSVCGERFARLSNLLTHQRVHTGERPFTCSECGKGFTHSSNLLTHQRFHTDERPFKCSDCEKSFKSTNELMNHQRTHTRERPFTCSVCGKRFSRSSILLTHQRVHTGERPFKCSDCEKSFKIKNDLLTHQHTHTGEWPFTCSVCGKGFTQSSQLLRHTRVHTGERPFICPDCGKGFTQSSTLLRHQRVHTGERPVICPDCGKGFTTSSNLLRHQQVHTGRGCSPAVCVGKDSISHLTF; encoded by the coding sequence atggagaaaccgtgggaatgtggggactgtgggaagggattcactcagtcatccactttgctgaatcaccagcgagttcacactggggagaggccattcacgtgctccgtgtgtgggaagggattcactcagtcataccACCTGGTGAGACACCAGCagattcacactgatgagagaccgttCAGTTGCTCTCACTGTGGAATGAGATTCAGGCAGTCATCCACGCTCACggaacaccagcgaattcacaccggggagaggccgttcacctgctccgtgtgtgggaagggattcactgtctcATCCCGCCtggtgagacaccagcgagttcacactggggagaggccattcacctgctcagtgtgtgggaagggattcactgtgtcatcccacctCACAGTGCACAAGCGAATCCACATTGGGGagcggccattcacctgctccgtgtgtgggaagggattcactcagttatcccacctcacGTCTCACCAACTTattcacaccaataagagaccttttaaatgttctggctgtgagaagagctttaaaagcacaaggGATCTGCTGAATcatcaacgcactcacactggagagaggccgttcacctgctcagtgtgtggtgaACGATTCGctcggttatccaacctgctgacacaccagcgagttcacactggggagaggccgttcacctgctcagagtgtgggaagggattcactcactcatccaacctgctgacacaccagcgatttcacactgatgagagaccttttaaatgttctgactgtgagaagagctttaaaagcacaaatGAGCTGATGaatcaccaacgcactcacactagggagagaccgttcacctgctccgtatgtgggaagagattcagtcgttcatccatcctgctgacacaccagcgagttcacactggggagagaccttttaaatgttctgactgtgagaagagttttaaaataaaaaatgatctgctgacacaccaacatactcacactggggagtggccgttcacttgctctgtgtgtgggaaaggattcactcagtcatcccaactgctgaggcacacacgagttcacactggggagagaccattcatctgccctgattgtgggaagggattcactcagtcatccaccctgctgagacaccaacgggttcacactggggagagaccagtcATCTgccctgattgtgggaagggattcactacctcatccaacctgctgagacaccaacaagttcacactgggagaggctgttcacctgctgtgtgtgtgggaaaggattcaatcagTCATCTAACCTTCTGA